In one Rhodococcus sp. B50 genomic region, the following are encoded:
- a CDS encoding MBL fold metallo-hydrolase, producing MSTSPIRVDRVVTSGTFALDGGEWEVDNNIWLVGDDSEVVVIDAAHTAQPIIDAVGGRKVVAIVCTHAHNDHITVAPELSEKLDAPILLNPADDMLWEMTHPGVAHGTLEDGERIRVAGTDIRAIATPGHSPGSTCLYLPEAGELFTGDTLFSGGPGATGRSFSDFPTIIGSIRDKLFALPAETKVHTGHGDGTTIGTESPHLEEWIKRGS from the coding sequence GTGAGCACTTCGCCGATCCGCGTCGACCGGGTCGTCACGTCGGGCACCTTCGCGCTCGACGGCGGCGAATGGGAGGTCGACAACAACATCTGGCTCGTCGGCGACGACTCCGAGGTGGTGGTGATCGACGCCGCGCACACCGCGCAGCCGATCATCGACGCCGTCGGTGGACGGAAGGTCGTGGCGATCGTGTGCACACATGCCCACAACGACCACATCACCGTCGCGCCCGAACTGTCCGAGAAGCTCGACGCGCCGATCCTGCTCAACCCGGCCGACGACATGCTGTGGGAGATGACCCACCCGGGTGTCGCGCACGGCACGCTCGAGGACGGGGAGCGGATCCGGGTGGCCGGCACCGACATCCGGGCGATCGCCACCCCGGGGCATTCACCGGGTTCGACCTGCCTGTACCTGCCGGAAGCGGGTGAGCTGTTCACGGGCGACACGCTGTTCTCCGGCGGACCGGGTGCGACGGGCCGCTCGTTCTCGGACTTCCCGACCATCATCGGGTCGATCCGCGACAAGCTGTTCGCGCTGCCCGCCGAGACGAAGGTGCACACCGGTCACGGCGACGGCACCACCATCGGCACCGAGTCGCCGCATCTCGAGGAGTGGATCAAGCGCGGCAGCTGA
- a CDS encoding fructosamine kinase family protein, which produces MSTGDLFRKHDPHANPDFFRAEAAGLAWLAEAGMPVAAVRSVSEHHIELDRIAETSPSAEAARNFGAALARMHDAGAGGFGAAPDGYDGQLFIGRRPMSRTVHDTWGSFYVTERVLPFLRIAVDAGSVTGHQCRDIDAACDLVAAGAFDDDDPPARLHGDLWNGNVLWSPQGVVLIDPAAHGGHRETDLAMLALFGCPHLRRVVEGYESAHPLGVGWERRAPVHQLHPLAVHAAGYGAGYGRELHRAALATLELGGST; this is translated from the coding sequence GTGAGCACCGGAGATCTCTTCCGCAAACACGACCCGCACGCGAACCCGGATTTCTTCCGGGCCGAGGCGGCCGGTCTGGCGTGGCTCGCCGAGGCCGGTATGCCGGTGGCGGCGGTGCGGTCGGTGAGCGAGCACCACATCGAACTGGACCGGATCGCCGAGACGTCCCCTTCCGCCGAGGCCGCACGGAACTTCGGCGCGGCACTCGCGCGGATGCACGACGCCGGTGCCGGCGGTTTCGGCGCGGCACCCGACGGTTACGACGGGCAGCTGTTCATCGGACGCCGTCCCATGAGCCGCACCGTGCACGACACCTGGGGATCGTTCTACGTCACCGAACGGGTGCTGCCCTTCCTGCGCATCGCGGTCGACGCGGGCAGCGTCACCGGCCACCAGTGCCGCGACATCGACGCCGCCTGCGATCTCGTCGCGGCGGGAGCCTTCGACGACGACGATCCACCCGCGCGGCTGCACGGAGACCTGTGGAACGGCAACGTGCTGTGGTCCCCGCAGGGCGTCGTCCTGATCGATCCCGCCGCGCACGGCGGACACCGCGAAACCGACCTGGCGATGCTCGCACTCTTCGGCTGCCCGCACCTGCGCCGGGTCGTCGAAGGCTACGAATCGGCGCATCCGCTGGGCGTCGGATGGGAGCGGCGGGCGCCCGTGCACCAGCTGCATCCACTGGCGGTACATGCCGCGGGATACGGTGCCGGGTACGGGCGGGAGCTGCACCGGGCGGCACTCGCGACCCTCGAACTCGGAGGCAGTACGTGA
- a CDS encoding molybdopterin molybdotransferase MoeA: protein MTSGKRSVEEHEQHVAELLGPLWEKSPLRVPLAHALHRTLAQDIESPLDLPPFRNSQMDGYAVRAHDLASAPTDLPVQGVLAAGDTVAALEPGHALKIMTGAPVPDGADAVVPVEDTRSPDPDTVTVERSVAPGTYVREAGTDVRKGDLLLPAGTVLAARHIAALAAVGLTSIPVRARPRVAIISTGSELVTAGSELGPGQIFNSNGPALAASATANGADVVTIDHCHDDPEEFVTMLRHAVGVADVVFTSGGVSKGDFEVVKDTLGPQGGQFVSVAMQPGGPQGTAVVDGVPILTFPGNPVSALVSFEVFARPALRAAAGYPPVVCEKLPLTTDLTSIPGRRQFLRGRLDENGVTPFRGHGSHLVAGLAAADVLLDIPADTTSLEAGDLVKVRIL from the coding sequence ATGACGAGCGGCAAGCGGTCCGTGGAGGAACACGAACAGCACGTGGCGGAGTTGCTCGGCCCGTTGTGGGAGAAGAGCCCGCTGCGGGTGCCGCTCGCCCACGCACTGCACCGCACGCTCGCGCAGGACATCGAGTCCCCGCTGGACCTGCCGCCCTTCCGCAACTCCCAGATGGACGGTTACGCCGTACGCGCACACGACCTCGCGTCGGCCCCCACGGATCTGCCCGTGCAGGGCGTGCTGGCCGCGGGCGACACCGTCGCGGCGCTCGAACCGGGTCACGCGCTGAAGATCATGACGGGCGCACCCGTCCCGGACGGCGCCGACGCCGTCGTCCCGGTCGAGGACACCCGCTCCCCCGACCCGGACACCGTCACCGTCGAGCGCAGCGTGGCGCCCGGAACCTACGTGCGTGAGGCGGGCACCGACGTCCGCAAGGGCGATCTGCTGCTCCCGGCCGGCACGGTCCTCGCCGCCCGCCACATCGCTGCGCTCGCCGCCGTCGGTCTCACCTCGATTCCCGTCCGTGCACGGCCGCGCGTCGCGATCATCTCCACCGGAAGCGAACTCGTCACGGCCGGGAGCGAACTCGGCCCCGGCCAGATCTTCAATTCCAACGGACCGGCGCTGGCAGCGAGCGCGACGGCCAACGGCGCGGACGTCGTGACCATCGACCACTGCCACGACGATCCCGAGGAATTCGTGACGATGCTCCGACACGCCGTGGGTGTCGCCGACGTGGTGTTCACCTCGGGTGGGGTGTCGAAGGGTGACTTCGAGGTCGTGAAGGACACGCTCGGCCCCCAGGGCGGGCAGTTCGTGTCGGTGGCGATGCAGCCCGGCGGACCCCAGGGCACCGCGGTGGTCGACGGTGTCCCGATCCTGACCTTCCCCGGTAATCCTGTCAGCGCCCTCGTCTCGTTCGAGGTGTTCGCGCGACCGGCGCTGCGGGCCGCCGCCGGCTATCCGCCGGTCGTGTGCGAGAAGCTGCCGCTCACCACCGATCTCACGTCGATCCCGGGGCGCCGCCAGTTCCTGCGGGGACGGCTCGACGAGAACGGGGTGACCCCCTTCCGCGGGCACGGATCGCATCTCGTCGCCGGACTCGCCGCCGCCGACGTGCTCCTCGACATCCCCGCCGACACCACCTCCCTCGAAGCCGGAGACCTCGTGAAAGTACGGATCCTGTGA
- the moaCB gene encoding bifunctional molybdenum cofactor biosynthesis protein MoaC/MoaB, whose amino-acid sequence MTDLSHLDDQGRARMVDVSAKTDTTRIAVAAGELVTTPEVIALVRADDMPKADVLATARIAGIAAAKRTWELIPLCHQLALSSVKVMFDFTDTSITIEATAKTKGPTGVEMEALTAVAVAGLTLHDMVKAVDPAAVLDGVRLVSKEGGKRGHWTRDDAPHRDGKPEREEQLPEQSGRSATVVVASTGVAAGTREDRTGPLIRSWLEDKGFAVRGPLVHADADIAAGLADAVRPGPALVVTTGGTGASPTDATPEATLALLDRELPGIAESIRQRGLAATPHAVLSRGIAGLAGRTVVVNLPGSPGGVKDGLAALDPILDHLLAQVAGGGAHE is encoded by the coding sequence GTGACCGATCTCAGCCACCTGGACGACCAGGGACGCGCCCGCATGGTGGACGTCTCCGCGAAGACCGACACCACACGGATCGCCGTGGCGGCAGGCGAACTCGTCACCACCCCCGAGGTGATCGCGCTCGTCCGGGCCGATGACATGCCCAAGGCCGACGTCCTGGCCACGGCCCGCATCGCGGGTATCGCCGCGGCGAAACGCACCTGGGAGCTCATCCCCCTGTGTCATCAGCTGGCGCTGTCGTCGGTGAAGGTGATGTTCGATTTCACCGACACCTCGATCACGATCGAGGCCACCGCGAAGACCAAGGGCCCGACCGGAGTCGAGATGGAGGCGCTCACCGCGGTCGCCGTCGCGGGCCTGACCCTGCACGACATGGTCAAGGCCGTCGATCCGGCCGCCGTTCTCGACGGCGTGCGGCTGGTCTCCAAGGAGGGCGGCAAGCGCGGCCACTGGACCCGCGACGACGCTCCCCACCGGGACGGGAAGCCGGAGCGGGAGGAGCAACTGCCGGAACAGTCGGGGCGTTCCGCCACGGTGGTCGTCGCATCGACCGGTGTCGCGGCGGGCACCCGCGAGGACCGCACCGGCCCGCTCATCCGATCGTGGCTCGAAGACAAGGGATTCGCAGTCCGCGGCCCCCTCGTCCATGCGGACGCCGACATCGCCGCCGGTCTCGCCGACGCGGTCCGTCCGGGTCCGGCCCTCGTCGTCACGACCGGCGGTACCGGAGCGTCGCCCACCGACGCCACCCCCGAAGCGACTCTCGCACTGCTCGATCGCGAGCTGCCCGGCATCGCGGAGTCGATCCGGCAGCGCGGACTCGCCGCCACTCCGCACGCGGTGCTCTCACGCGGGATCGCCGGTCTCGCGGGCCGCACGGTCGTCGTGAACCTGCCCGGCTCTCCCGGCGGGGTCAAGGACGGTCTCGCCGCCCTCGACCCGATCCTCGACCATCTGTTGGCCCAAGTCGCAGGAGGCGGCGCTCATGAGTGA
- a CDS encoding CobW family GTP-binding protein: protein MAKKQIPVIVVAGFLGAGKTTLLNHLLRNTRGARIGVIVNDFGSVNIDSMMVAGQVDSMVSLSNGCLCCAVDVSDMDAMLDKLAHRASDLDVIVVEASGLAEPRNMIRLVAGSENEYVTYGGIVLVVDAVEFDATAAQHPELEQHVALADLVLINKTDRIDGDAHDDLLTRLCRLNSRAAVVSTDHGRIDPALLFDIPERPGPRPGEQLTLDELLYEQDEHDHTHLHEGYDAITFEAADALHPRVLVDFLENQPAGVFRIKGYVHVTAGLHTATYLVHTVGDHIRFDTVGRGDDVPGGTQLVVIGADLDADDVREQLRRCVPTEPVSADAMYAIHRFTPR, encoded by the coding sequence ATGGCGAAGAAGCAGATCCCGGTGATCGTGGTGGCCGGATTTCTCGGCGCGGGGAAGACGACGCTGCTCAACCACCTGCTGCGCAACACCCGCGGTGCGCGGATCGGCGTGATCGTCAACGACTTCGGTTCCGTCAACATCGATTCCATGATGGTGGCGGGTCAGGTCGATTCGATGGTCTCGTTGAGCAACGGATGCCTGTGCTGCGCAGTCGATGTCAGCGACATGGACGCGATGCTCGACAAGCTCGCCCACCGCGCGTCCGATCTCGACGTCATCGTCGTCGAGGCGAGCGGACTCGCCGAGCCCCGTAATATGATTCGGCTCGTCGCCGGCTCGGAGAACGAATACGTCACCTACGGCGGCATCGTGCTCGTCGTCGACGCGGTGGAGTTCGACGCGACCGCAGCGCAGCATCCCGAACTCGAGCAGCACGTCGCTCTCGCAGATCTGGTGCTGATCAACAAGACCGATCGTATCGACGGCGACGCCCACGACGATCTGCTGACCCGCCTGTGCCGGCTCAACTCCCGCGCGGCGGTCGTCTCCACCGACCACGGTCGCATCGATCCGGCGCTGTTGTTCGACATCCCGGAGCGTCCCGGTCCCCGGCCCGGGGAGCAGCTCACCCTCGACGAGCTGCTCTACGAGCAGGACGAGCACGACCACACCCATCTGCACGAGGGCTACGACGCGATCACCTTCGAAGCCGCCGACGCACTACACCCCCGCGTGCTGGTCGATTTCCTCGAGAACCAGCCCGCAGGGGTGTTTCGTATCAAGGGATACGTGCATGTCACTGCCGGGTTGCACACCGCCACCTATCTGGTGCACACCGTGGGCGATCACATCCGATTCGACACGGTGGGTCGCGGGGACGATGTGCCCGGCGGGACGCAGCTCGTCGTCATCGGCGCCGATCTCGACGCCGACGACGTACGGGAGCAATTACGCCGCTGTGTGCCGACCGAACCGGTGTCCGCGGACGCGATGTACGCGATACACCGATTCACGCCTCGCTGA
- a CDS encoding S-(hydroxymethyl)mycothiol dehydrogenase → MSQTVRGVVARSKGAPVEVVPIVIPDPGPGEVVVAIAACGVCHTDLHYREGGINDEFPFLLGHEAAGVVESVGEGVDSVAVGDFVVLNWRAVCGQCRACKRGEPQYCFDTFNATQKMTLEDGTELTPALGIGAFADKTLVHAGQCTKVDPSADPAVVGLLGCGVMAGLGAAVNTGGVTRGQSVAVIGCGGVGDAAIMGARLAGAGTIIAVDRDDKKLEWATDLGATHTVNSTSVDAVEAIKELTNGFGADVVIEAVGRPETYKQAFYARDLAGTVVLVGVPTPDMTLEMPLIDFFSHGGSLKSSWYGDCLPERDFPTYVDLYQQGRLPLEKFVTERIGIDDVEKAFETMHRGEVLRSVVVL, encoded by the coding sequence CTGTCGAGGTCGTGCCCATCGTGATCCCCGATCCCGGACCCGGTGAGGTCGTCGTCGCGATCGCCGCGTGCGGTGTGTGCCATACCGACCTGCATTACCGCGAGGGCGGCATCAACGACGAGTTCCCGTTCCTGCTCGGCCACGAGGCCGCCGGCGTCGTCGAGTCGGTCGGCGAGGGTGTCGACTCCGTCGCCGTGGGCGACTTCGTCGTCCTGAACTGGCGCGCGGTGTGCGGCCAGTGTCGCGCCTGCAAGCGCGGTGAGCCGCAGTACTGCTTCGACACCTTCAACGCCACGCAGAAGATGACGCTCGAGGACGGCACCGAGCTCACCCCGGCGCTGGGCATCGGCGCGTTCGCCGACAAGACCCTCGTGCACGCCGGCCAGTGCACCAAGGTCGACCCGAGTGCCGATCCGGCCGTCGTGGGCCTGCTCGGCTGCGGTGTGATGGCCGGTCTCGGTGCTGCCGTCAACACCGGCGGGGTCACCCGCGGTCAGTCCGTCGCGGTCATCGGCTGCGGCGGTGTGGGCGACGCCGCGATCATGGGGGCCCGTCTGGCGGGTGCCGGCACGATCATCGCCGTCGATCGCGACGACAAGAAACTCGAGTGGGCCACCGATCTCGGCGCGACCCACACCGTCAACTCCACCTCGGTCGACGCCGTCGAGGCGATCAAGGAACTGACGAACGGTTTCGGCGCCGACGTCGTCATCGAGGCCGTGGGCCGTCCGGAGACCTACAAGCAGGCCTTCTATGCCCGCGACCTCGCCGGCACCGTCGTTCTCGTGGGTGTGCCCACCCCGGACATGACCCTCGAGATGCCGCTGATCGATTTCTTCTCGCACGGCGGTTCGCTCAAGAGCTCGTGGTACGGCGACTGTCTGCCCGAGCGCGACTTCCCGACCTACGTCGATCTGTACCAGCAGGGACGTCTGCCGCTCGAGAAGTTCGTCACCGAGCGCATCGGCATCGACGACGTCGAGAAGGCGTTCGAGACGATGCACCGCGGTGAGGTGCTGCGTTCGGTGGTGGTCCTGTGA
- the nadE gene encoding ammonia-dependent NAD(+) synthetase — translation MTNLRDRIIEELGVKPSIDPRAEIDARVQFLADYLRSTPAKGFVLGISGGQDSTLAGKLSQLAAEKLRAEGHTAEFVAVRLPYGKQADEHDALVALEFIGADRTLGVDVKPGADATASEAARALHGTETRLRDFVRGNIKARERMMIQYAIAGELGYLVVGTDHAAEAVTGFYTKYGDGGVDITPLAGLTKRQGAALLRELEAPESTWIKIPTADLEDDRPALPDEEALGMTYSEIDDYLEGKDVTDDLAKRLETKFLDTRHKRVMPVAPFDTWWREG, via the coding sequence ATGACGAACCTTCGCGATCGGATCATCGAAGAACTCGGGGTGAAGCCCTCCATCGACCCGCGCGCCGAGATCGACGCGCGGGTGCAGTTTCTCGCCGACTACCTCCGTAGCACTCCCGCGAAGGGATTCGTGCTCGGCATCAGCGGCGGGCAGGACAGCACGCTCGCCGGCAAGCTCTCCCAGCTCGCAGCGGAGAAGCTCCGCGCCGAGGGCCACACGGCGGAGTTCGTCGCGGTGCGTCTGCCCTACGGCAAGCAGGCCGACGAGCACGACGCCCTCGTCGCACTCGAGTTCATCGGTGCCGACCGCACGCTGGGCGTCGACGTCAAGCCCGGAGCCGACGCGACCGCCTCGGAGGCGGCCCGCGCGCTGCACGGCACCGAGACGCGTCTGCGCGATTTCGTGCGCGGCAACATCAAGGCCCGCGAGCGCATGATGATCCAGTACGCGATCGCCGGCGAGCTCGGTTACCTCGTGGTCGGCACCGATCACGCCGCCGAAGCGGTGACCGGCTTCTACACCAAGTACGGCGACGGCGGCGTGGACATCACTCCCCTGGCCGGTCTGACGAAGCGGCAGGGCGCGGCGCTGCTGCGCGAGCTCGAGGCGCCCGAGAGCACCTGGATCAAGATCCCCACCGCCGACCTCGAGGACGACCGCCCCGCGCTGCCCGACGAGGAAGCGCTCGGCATGACCTACAGCGAGATCGACGACTATCTCGAAGGCAAGGACGTCACCGACGACCTCGCCAAGCGGCTCGAGACGAAGTTCCTCGACACGCGGCACAAGCGCGTGATGCCCGTGGCGCCCTTCGATACCTGGTGGCGCGAGGGTTAA
- a CDS encoding MoaD/ThiS family protein, with translation MADVTTGIEVRYFAAAADAAGREKDTIDLPEDADLGALRAVLVDRYGPGMERVLSVAAFLLEPGDGGTGELTRDLGRPAGSRVDVLPPFAGG, from the coding sequence GTGGCTGATGTGACGACCGGAATCGAGGTGCGGTACTTCGCCGCGGCGGCGGACGCGGCCGGACGTGAGAAGGACACGATCGACCTGCCGGAGGACGCCGATCTCGGTGCGCTGCGTGCCGTTCTCGTCGATCGCTACGGACCCGGTATGGAGCGCGTCCTGTCCGTGGCGGCATTCCTGCTCGAGCCCGGCGACGGCGGTACGGGCGAACTCACCCGGGACCTCGGCCGCCCGGCCGGGTCCCGAGTGGACGTCCTGCCGCCCTTCGCGGGTGGTTAA
- a CDS encoding DEAD/DEAH box helicase — translation MTTSFSDLGVPRPLVATLNDAGITSPFPIQVDTLPDTLAGRDVLGRGRTGSGKTLAFSIPLAARLAGRSTRAAGRPRGLILAPTRELATQIAAAIEPLAHSSGLKVTTIFGGVSQKRQVEALRRGVDIVIACPGRLEDLMRQKFVALDDIEVTVLDEADHMADLGFLPGVTRILTATPKDGQRLLFSATLDNGVDKLVKRFLKNPVMHSVDEATSPVAAMTHHVFDVAGMDAKKDLVRTLASGTGRRILFMRTKHQARKLAKQLTDSGIPAVDLHGNLSQNARDRNLAAFSSGEARVLVATDVAARGVHVDDVELVVHVDPPAEHKAYLHRSGRTARAGSTGDVVTVVLPDQRRDLAAIMRKAAIDVTPVKVTADSEHVLKLVGEIAPHVPPAPKQAAAPSRPQRNGGGRRSSAPRQGSAQSSGSGQRSSSSGQRSADGQRSSAGQRAAGGRRSAGQGAAAATGGRRRPQRRTSAAR, via the coding sequence ATGACCACATCTTTCTCCGATCTCGGGGTGCCCCGCCCGCTCGTCGCCACACTGAACGACGCCGGGATCACCAGCCCCTTCCCCATCCAGGTGGACACCCTCCCCGACACGCTCGCCGGCCGCGACGTCCTCGGACGCGGCCGCACGGGTAGCGGTAAGACCCTGGCCTTCTCGATCCCGCTCGCTGCCCGTCTCGCCGGCAGGAGCACCCGGGCGGCCGGCCGGCCGCGTGGCCTGATCCTGGCCCCCACCCGCGAACTGGCGACCCAGATCGCCGCGGCGATCGAACCGCTCGCGCATTCGTCCGGGCTGAAGGTCACCACGATCTTCGGTGGCGTATCGCAGAAGCGTCAGGTCGAGGCCCTGCGTCGCGGCGTCGACATCGTCATCGCCTGCCCGGGCCGCCTCGAGGACCTCATGCGCCAGAAGTTCGTCGCGCTCGATGACATCGAGGTCACCGTGCTCGACGAGGCCGACCACATGGCCGACCTCGGCTTCCTCCCGGGCGTCACCCGGATCCTGACGGCGACGCCGAAAGACGGTCAGCGGCTGCTGTTCTCGGCCACCCTGGACAACGGCGTCGACAAGCTCGTCAAGCGGTTCCTGAAGAACCCGGTCATGCACTCGGTCGACGAGGCCACCTCCCCCGTCGCCGCGATGACCCACCACGTCTTCGACGTCGCGGGTATGGATGCCAAGAAGGACCTCGTCCGCACCCTCGCGTCGGGTACCGGTCGCCGAATCCTGTTCATGCGCACCAAGCACCAGGCCCGCAAGCTGGCCAAGCAGCTCACCGACTCCGGTATTCCGGCGGTGGACCTGCACGGCAACCTCTCGCAGAACGCCCGCGACCGCAATCTCGCGGCCTTCTCGTCGGGTGAGGCCCGCGTGCTCGTCGCGACGGATGTCGCGGCGCGCGGTGTCCACGTCGACGACGTCGAACTCGTCGTGCACGTCGACCCGCCGGCCGAGCACAAGGCCTACCTGCATCGCTCGGGCCGTACCGCCCGCGCCGGCAGCACCGGCGACGTCGTCACCGTCGTGTTGCCCGACCAGCGCAGGGATCTCGCGGCCATCATGCGCAAGGCCGCGATCGACGTCACCCCGGTGAAAGTGACGGCGGATTCCGAGCATGTGCTGAAGCTCGTCGGCGAGATCGCGCCGCACGTTCCGCCGGCACCGAAGCAGGCTGCCGCGCCGTCGCGTCCGCAGCGCAACGGCGGCGGTCGACGTTCGTCGGCTCCCCGTCAGGGTTCCGCTCAGAGCTCCGGTTCGGGGCAGCGTTCCTCCTCGAGCGGACAGCGTTCCGCGGATGGACAGCGCTCCTCGGCAGGACAGCGTGCGGCCGGAGGCCGGCGTTCGGCCGGTCAGGGTGCCGCAGCCGCAACCGGTGGTCGGCGCCGTCCCCAGCGCCGCACCTCTGCTGCACGCTGA
- a CDS encoding molybdenum cofactor biosynthesis protein MoaE, with product MSELLARISSEPLDPAAVDAAVAGAEHGAVVVFTGVVRNHDGGQSVTALQYQAHPDAEAFLRRCCEDVAAKSGLPVAAVHRVGDLTIGDLALVAAVAAPHRAEAFATCAELVERIKAEVPIWKRQHFTEGASEWVGL from the coding sequence ATGAGTGAACTACTGGCCAGGATCTCGTCGGAGCCACTCGATCCCGCGGCGGTGGACGCCGCGGTGGCTGGCGCCGAACACGGTGCCGTGGTGGTCTTCACCGGTGTCGTCCGCAACCACGACGGCGGGCAGTCGGTGACCGCCCTGCAGTACCAGGCACATCCCGATGCCGAAGCGTTCCTGCGGCGGTGCTGCGAGGACGTCGCGGCGAAATCGGGACTGCCGGTGGCGGCGGTGCATCGAGTGGGCGATCTCACCATCGGCGATCTCGCGCTGGTCGCGGCCGTCGCCGCCCCGCACCGCGCAGAAGCCTTCGCCACCTGCGCCGAGCTGGTCGAACGCATCAAGGCCGAGGTACCCATCTGGAAGCGGCAGCACTTCACCGAGGGCGCCTCGGAATGGGTGGGTCTGTAG
- a CDS encoding nucleosidase, with amino-acid sequence MNGILVVSATRAEAAHVPERYETVITGIGKVDAAVAVTAALAAYPADARPLVVNIGTAGALRTHHSGLFLPSAVLNHDISSEILKSLGHPVRDVVDIDDGDGSVLATGDSFVSDAQIRDALAARADLVDMEGFAVAYAARRMGARCRLVKHVSDQADDSALDWPKQVDRSAQELARWLVERY; translated from the coding sequence GTGAACGGGATCCTCGTCGTGTCCGCAACCCGCGCCGAGGCGGCGCACGTCCCGGAGCGCTACGAGACGGTGATCACCGGGATCGGGAAGGTGGACGCGGCGGTCGCCGTCACGGCGGCGCTCGCGGCGTATCCGGCCGACGCGCGGCCGCTCGTCGTCAACATCGGTACCGCCGGCGCGTTGCGCACGCATCACTCGGGGTTGTTCCTCCCGTCCGCCGTGCTCAACCACGACATCAGCAGCGAGATCCTGAAGAGCCTCGGTCATCCGGTGCGGGACGTTGTCGACATCGACGACGGGGACGGCAGTGTGCTCGCGACCGGTGATTCGTTCGTCTCGGACGCACAGATCCGCGACGCGCTCGCCGCCCGCGCCGATCTGGTGGACATGGAAGGTTTCGCAGTCGCCTACGCCGCTCGTCGTATGGGCGCGCGGTGCCGGCTCGTCAAGCACGTGAGCGATCAGGCCGACGACTCCGCGCTCGATTGGCCGAAGCAGGTCGACCGCAGCGCACAGGAACTCGCGCGGTGGCTCGTCGAGCGCTACTGA
- the moaA gene encoding GTP 3',8-cyclase MoaA, with product MTAVDMGIPVVRDRADDVSDRPDVPELLDRFGRVARDLRVSLTEKCSLRCTYCMPAEGLPEIPRDKLLTSAEIVRLVGIATGRLGVHEVRFTGGEPLMRRDLEDIVAGCAEQTPGLPIALTTNAVGLRHRAQALADAGLTRVNISLDTIDREHFARLTRRDRLDSVLDGIRAAVTAGFGRVKVNAVLMPETLEGAADLLAWCLDEGVELRFIEQMPLDADHTWARSQMVPAEQLLDVLGRRFTLTATEREDPSAPAERWLVDGGPATVGIIASVTRSFCSDCDRTRLTAEGTVRSCLFSDRETDLRAALRGGATDDELAAVWRGAMWNKWAGHGMDAADFAPPQRSMGAIGG from the coding sequence ATGACAGCCGTGGACATGGGCATCCCGGTCGTGCGCGATCGCGCAGACGACGTGTCCGATCGGCCCGACGTGCCCGAGCTCCTCGACCGTTTCGGTCGTGTCGCACGAGACCTGCGGGTATCCCTCACCGAGAAGTGCTCGCTGCGCTGCACCTACTGCATGCCTGCCGAGGGACTTCCCGAGATCCCCCGCGACAAACTGCTCACGAGCGCCGAGATCGTGCGTCTGGTGGGCATCGCGACCGGTCGGCTCGGTGTCCACGAGGTGCGCTTCACCGGCGGGGAACCGCTCATGCGCCGAGATCTCGAGGACATCGTCGCCGGATGCGCGGAGCAGACGCCGGGCCTGCCGATCGCACTGACCACCAACGCGGTCGGTCTCCGACATCGCGCGCAGGCACTGGCGGACGCCGGACTGACCCGGGTGAACATCTCGCTGGACACCATCGACCGCGAGCACTTTGCGCGGCTCACGCGCCGCGACCGGCTCGATTCGGTGCTCGACGGCATCCGGGCTGCGGTGACCGCCGGGTTCGGACGGGTGAAGGTCAACGCCGTCCTGATGCCGGAGACCCTCGAGGGTGCGGCAGATCTCTTGGCATGGTGCCTGGACGAGGGCGTCGAGCTGCGGTTCATCGAGCAGATGCCCCTCGACGCCGATCACACCTGGGCCCGTTCGCAGATGGTGCCGGCGGAGCAGTTGCTCGACGTGCTCGGTCGACGGTTCACGCTCACCGCGACCGAACGGGAAGATCCGTCCGCGCCGGCCGAACGCTGGCTCGTAGACGGCGGCCCGGCGACCGTCGGGATCATCGCTTCGGTCACCCGTTCGTTCTGCAGCGACTGCGACCGCACGCGCCTGACGGCCGAAGGGACGGTCCGGTCCTGCCTGTTCAGCGACCGGGAGACCGACCTACGCGCAGCCCTGCGGGGCGGCGCCACCGACGACGAACTCGCCGCGGTGTGGCGCGGGGCGATGTGGAACAAATGGGCCGGACACGGAATGGACGCGGCGGACTTCGCGCCGCCGCAGCGGAGTATGGGAGCTATCGGTGGCTGA